From the Trifolium pratense cultivar HEN17-A07 linkage group LG4, ARS_RC_1.1, whole genome shotgun sequence genome, the window tcacctATGAATCTAAGGGTGAATCTATGAGTAAAGTTAATCTATCAATATACTATGATAGTCTATGCCAATCTTGTGCAATTTTCATTGTGAAGAATCTTGAAGAAATATTCAACAATGATCTCATTGACATTGTCAATCTCCAACTAGTTCCTTGGGCCAATTCTTATGTCAATCAGACCTACAATTCCATATCATGTCAGGTTTtaatttttctctatttttttgttatactgTTGGAATTATATTTTGCAATGcattataaaataattcaatgatTAACATGGTTGACTTTTCTTTGTAAAATTGACTTTCATTGATGTCAAtttgctttatttttaattttatgttattttttgtatgaaatgttcatatacttttcattttttgctttttctttaTGATGTTTTCATTTCAATGTGGGAAAAAgagatttaaatattttttgttttgaagttttttattattactaatttatgtggtcatgaatattttttgttgtagtCAAGCCATATTTCTGAACATAATGATTATATTTTGATGACTcaattgatgatttttttttttcattatcttcatcaatttaattttttaaaataatttccaAAGCTTTACAGTAATAAtgattatttattcaattttattttattttgtatttatatttgtCTCTTCACACCCAAAAACTTATCAGAATGGACCAGATGAATGTGAGCTAAATTCTTTGGAAGCATGTGCCCTCAATATTTGGCCTAATGTGGTAAGTATTTTGGGAACCTAAAAACCATACTTTACATTaggtgagttttttttttttttataaaggttAATTTTTATATAGTGTACGttggtgtaaaaaaaattataccgtCAACAACTCAAACAAAATACCATACTTTAAAATTGACTAAAATTAAATGTGttttaataatcaaaatattatgATCGGCTAATAGTGTAAAAATTATGTACACTCACCAGGTATATATGAATTAaagtataattaaaaaaaatcatcgtaATTATATATCTAAATTGTGATGCAGGATACACATTATGGTTTAATTCACTGCTTTGAGTTTCTGGCAATTGATGGAAAGAACAAAATGTGGCAAAATTGTACCAACCAACTTGGTTTGCCTTTGGAGCCTATTAAAAATTGCTTTAATAGAGGAAATGGAACAGAGGTTATAATTTTgttcatttcttttttatttcttttttttggttcctaattttgttcatttctttttctttttctttttcttttttctgacGTTAATTTTGTTCATTTCTTTGAATGCATTGTTAATTAAAATGACATAGCATAGAAAATGGAAAAAGTTTTTCTTTGGTAGCAGATAGACAAAATGATAAACCATTATAAACCCACACATATAAGTGGAGGAGTTCAGGTTTGAACTTCGGATGGTGTCCGATTTTTTCAGTTGAGttgaaaaaagtaatttttttcttcatgtagTCTAAATTCACCTCTCGAGGTGAATAAATGAGAATatcagggttcgaactccgatcatgCATATTTCTTGTAATGTCTCTGTCAACCGAGCTAAAGTCACATATAGACATGGAAAAAGTATTCTAATTCTATgagttttttttagttaaatgcTTGTTTAAATGTCCTTAACATTAATTCTTACTTTGGTATAAATTAacattaaatttgaatttgtttgcagcttggacaaaaatatattgatgAAATAGCAAAACTAGACCCACCTCATTCATTTGTGCCATGGGTGGTGGTGAATAATCAACCTATTGGAAAAGTTTGTCTTTTCTCCttcttgtttttctctctcacacacacacattggTCTAATTTccaaattattaacaaaatactCATCATGTTTGTGTTAATTCAGGACTATGAAAATTTTACACAATATGTTTGCAAGGCTTATAAAGGTGATGCTATTCCAGCAGCTTGCAATGTTCATTTGAATGCAAGTGAGAAATAAATTTAACTATTCATATTGTTGGTGAAGAAAAATGTTACATGCATACGTGTGCACTTGATCACGTCAAGCTCTTGGAAGGATACACACATGACACATTGACCATGCATGCTGAATATATTACATATCTATCTACTATGATATAGTCATATAGTATTAAAATAAGAGAGATCGAGAGATAAAGTACCTATGTCATGTGTACTTGagtacttgaccaaaaaaatgtaCTTATGtgtacttgacaaaaaaaaaagaagtaccTATGTGTAAAATTTCTATTggaatatataattataaagtcgattttgtaaggatgagttagacctaaaactcaattctaagagagttaatgacaatttttttgttaatcattTGGTTCTTAGATGAAGAGGTGTCAGTAATCTAAGATTTGATCAGAaggtaaataaaatctaataaaaattcattctaCTTGAATCAGTATTCACTCGAACGGTTGTCCTTTGGTGGAGTTCATTGTGAAAGAGATtgtatatcatatatttatatatacataagatCGAATGCAACAATACTATA encodes:
- the LOC123924804 gene encoding gamma-interferon-responsive lysosomal thiol protein-like encodes the protein MVSPKLSNTIVIALVFLFFTYESKGESMSKVNLSIYYDSLCQSCAIFIVKNLEEIFNNDLIDIVNLQLVPWANSYVNQTYNSISCQNGPDECELNSLEACALNIWPNVDTHYGLIHCFEFLAIDGKNKMWQNCTNQLGLPLEPIKNCFNRGNGTELGQKYIDEIAKLDPPHSFVPWVVVNNQPIGKDYENFTQYVCKAYKGDAIPAACNVHLNASEK